Proteins found in one Gadus macrocephalus chromosome 23, ASM3116895v1 genomic segment:
- the LOC132452624 gene encoding uncharacterized protein LOC132452624, with protein MTLISAASGFLAFLLSAPVLQGNGDWRVTYSSSNVCALRGAMVDINCTYEYPDNVQYLLTTVRTLWFTKGDKYQPVDLEHDTDYTGRVESSCGEVSCTGSRCHGTCSLRIEDLRQSDSAVYKFRFTTNQPSGKYTGDLGVTLSLTDLQVKVSFLYPENPTWAELECHSMCGLAGDPPYIWFRNGQNVGQGINYWEYIQSEGSYSCAVEGYEHLTSPLVFLQGNGDWTVTYSSSNVCALRGAMVDINCTYEYPDDVQYRPNTVRTLWFTKGDKYQPVDLEHDTDYTGRVESSCEEVSCTGSRCHGTCTLRIKALRQSDSAVYKFTFTTNQLGLEYIGNPGVMLSVTGLKVKVSFLYPTDPSYAKLECHSMCGLAGDPPYIWFRNGQNVGQRVNYWAYIQSGDSYSCAFEGYERLRSPLVYPPKTPSVTMSPSGEVEEGSSVTLSCSSDANPAANYTWFKEHEIPVKESGQNYTITYITSEHEENYYCQAHNAIGQHNSTSVFIKVATSSSWTTTGAVGTIFVLLATILLLVFLWMRKKRASSKACGQGGRPDTVEELLPVPVYENVSARTNHLAPAAQREPIEEQDDHHSAIIHTSLSENQEVPRWLAGSRVQSNHTDEGPGPDRDGRNLPVVSAVKSTPQSANQ; from the exons ATCAACTGCACTTATGAATACCCTGACAACGTACAGTACCTCCTGACCACTGTCAGAACACTGTGGTTTACTAAAGGAGACAAGTATCAGCCAGTTGATCTGGAACACGATACAGACTATACAGGTCGTGTTGAATCCAGCTGTGGAGAGGTCAGCTGTACCGGGTCCAGATGTCATGGAACATGTTCCCTGAGAATCGAAGACCTGAGACAGAGTGACTCTGCTGTCTACAAGTTTAGGTTCACAACAAACCAACCAAGTGGGAAATATACTGGGGACCTTGGAGTGACGTTATCCTTAACAG ACCTCCAGGTGAAGGTGTCCTTTCTTTACCCTGAAAATCCTACCTGGGCAGAGCTGGAGTGTCACAGCATGTGTGGTCTAGCTGGTGACCCTCCCTACATCTGGTTCAGGAATGGACAGAATGTAGGACAGGGAATAAACTACTGGGAGTATATTCAGTCTGAAGGGAGCTATTCATGTGCTGTTGAAGGATACGAACATCTCACCTCTCCTTTAGTGT TTCTTCAGGGTAATGGTGACTGGACAGTTACATACTCATCTAGTAATGTCTGTGCTTTAAGAGGAGCAATGGTTGACATCAACTGCACCTATGAATACCCTGACGACGTACAGTACCGCCCTAACACAGTCAGAACACTGTGGTTTACTAAAGGAGACAAGTATCAGCCAGTTGATCTGGAACACGATACAGACTATACAGGTCGTGTTGAATCCAGCTGTGAAGAGGTCAGCTGTACCGGGTCCAGATGTCATGGAACATGTACCCTGAGAATCAAAGCCCTGAGACAGAGTGACTCTGCTGTCTACAAGTTTACGTTCACAACAAATCAACTAGGTTTGGAATATATTGGTAACCCCGGAGTGATGTTATCTGTAACAG GTCTAAAGGTAAAGGTGTCCTTTCTTTACCCAACTGATCCTTCCTATGCAAAGCTGGAGTGTCACAGTATGTGTGGCCTAGCTGGTGACCCTCCATACATCTGGTTCAGGAATGGACAGAATGTAGGACAGCGAGTGAACTACTGGGCCTACATTCAGTCTGGAGACAGCTATTCATGTGCTTTTGAAGGATATGAACGTCTCCGCTCTCCTTTAGTGT ACCctccaaagaccccctcagtgaccatgagtccctctggtgaagtagaggagggcagttcagtgactctgagctgcagcagtgatgccaacccagcagctaaCTACACCTGGTTCAAGGAACATGAAATCCCAGTGAAAGAATCAGGACAGAACTACACCATCACTTATATTACATCTGAGCATGAAGAAAACTATTACTGCCAAGCTCATAATGCAATCGGACAGCATAATTCCACCTCAGTGTTCATTAAAG TGGcgacatcatcatcatggaCAACAACAGGAGCTGTGGGAACCATTTTTGTCTTACTGGCCACCatactcctcctcgtcttcctctggatgag AAAAAAGAGGGCCTCCAGTAAAGCATGTGGACAGGGAGGAAGGCCAGATActgtggaggag ctacttcctgttcctgtgtaTGAAAACGTCTCAGCTCGGACCAATCACTTGGCTCCTGCAGCACAGAGAGAACCAATAGAAGAgcaggatgaccatcactctgcCATCATCCACACCTCTCTCTCAGAGAACCAGGAAGTCCCTCGCTGGTTGGCTGGCTCCCGTGTCCAATCAAACCACACAGATGAG GGACCAGGTCCAGACAGAGATGGGAGGAACCTCCCAGTTGTAAGCGCCGTCAAATCAACACCCCAGAGTGCGAACCAGTAG